AAGCCGATGAAACCACATCAGGCCCGGCCAGTTTTGTGGTTCATGACCCTGATGGAAACCCAATATTGGTGGATCAGCACGTTTAAGTCGGACTGAACTCGACGCTCTCAAACGTTGTTCTCGTCCTTATACCGCCAAACTGAGTTGGTTTTTATCGACCGCCTTGGGCCGGTCAAACAACGACTTGGCCACTGGCTCGATCACCAGATCATCCCAGTCATAGGGCTTGCAGATGTTCCGAAGATCCGCAGGGCCCGCTTCAGCTGACAACCACGTTTTAAGGCTCGCATCGTTTAATATGACGGGCATGCGGTCGTGAATTTCAGCCGCCACTTCATTTGGCTCGGTTGTGACCACCACAAAATGACACTGTTTGGTCTTAGAGTTGAACGTGTGCAGGCCGGCGATGGCCATAAAGCAGCTAGCGCTATCATTTTTTCGCGAGATCTTCCACGGGGTGCGGGTGCCGTCAACCGCCCTCTTCCACTCGTAGTATCCAGATACCGGCACCGC
The sequence above is drawn from the Rhodospirillaceae bacterium genome and encodes:
- a CDS encoding SOS response-associated peptidase, whose product is MCVALAAYKTWQEVREYYGLHSDADSPDTGTHPAFTPSAVIRSNAVHPILRQGVGGRFLDLAIWGFPSSKGRITPVTNARCETLDVMPMFSDAFQSRRCAVPVSGYYEWKRAVDGTRTPWKISRKNDSASCFMAIAGLHTFNSKTKQCHFVVVTTEPNEVAAEIHDRMPVILNDASLKTWLSAEAGPADLRNICKPYDWDDLVIEPVAKSLFDRPKAVDKNQLSLAV